A section of the Pithys albifrons albifrons isolate INPA30051 chromosome 4, PitAlb_v1, whole genome shotgun sequence genome encodes:
- the ADHFE1 gene encoding hydroxyacid-oxoacid transhydrogenase, mitochondrial: MAAGRARAARLLRQLQRAACRCPSHGHTYSQVPERPTLGNTDYAFEMAISNIRYGEGVTKEIGMDLQNLGARRVCLMTDKNLSKLPPVNTVLNSLAKYGINFQMYDNVRVEPTDQSFLDAIEFAKKGEFDAYVAVGGGSVIDTCKAANLYAASPTSEFLDYVNAPIGKGKPITVPLKPLIAVPTTSGTGSETTGVAIFDFKELKVKTGIASRAIKPTLGIIDPLHTLSMPERIVANSGFDVLCHALESYTALPYNMRSPCPSNPINRPAYQGSNPVSDVWALHALRIVAKYLKRAIRNPEDREARANMHLASAFAGIGFGNAGVHLCHGMSYPISGLVKTYKPKDYNVDHSLVPHGLSVVLTSPAVFAFTAQIHPERHLEAAEILGADIHTARIKDAGFILADTLRKFLFDLNVDDGLAAIGYSKADIPALVKGTLPQERVTKLSPRPQTEEDLSALFEASMKLY, from the exons TCCCTGAGCGGCCTACCCTGGGAAATACAGACTATGCATTTGAG aTGGCCATTTCGAACATCCGATATGGAGAAGGAGTTACAAAAGAGATTGGCATG GACCTGCAGAATCTTGGTGCTAGAAGAGTTTGTTTGATGACAGACAAAAACCTCTCCAAACTCCCTCCTGTAAATACAGTATTGAATTCCTTGGCAAAATATGGTATAAACTTTCAGATGTATGATAATGTCCGGGTGGAGCCAACAGATCAAAG TTTCCTGGATGCCATTGAATTTGCCAAAAAGGGAGAGTTTGATGCCTATGTTGCTGTTGGAGGTGGGTCTGTAATAGACACCTGTAAAGCTGCCAACCTGTATGCAGCCAGCCCCACATCAGAATTCTTGGATTATGTCAATGCTCCCATTGGAAAAGGGAAGCCCATCACTGTTCCCCTCAAGCCACTGATTGCAG TTCCTACAACATCTGGCACTGGAAGCGAAACCACTGGTGTTGCCATTTTTGACTTCAAAGAATTAAAAGTTAAAACCG GTATTGCTTCAAGAGCCATTAAGCCAACATTAGGCATCATTGATCCCTTGCACACACTGTCTATGCCTGAACGAATAGTGGCCAACAGCGGCTTTGATGTGCTTTG TCATGCTCTGGAATCGTACACCGCTCTTCCTTACAACATGCGCAGTCCCTGCCCTTCAAACCCAATCAACCGACCAGCTTACCAAGGCAGCAACCCTGTCAGTGATGTCTGGGCTCTTCATGCTCTGCGGATTGTGGctaaatatttgaaaag AGCCATCAGAAACCCTGAAGATCGTGAAGCAAGAGCCAACATGCACCTGGCAAGTGCTTTTGCTGGTATTGGCTTTGGCAATGCTGGTGTCCATCTCTG CCATGGAATGTCTTACCCTATTTCTGGTTTGGTGAAAACTTATAAACCAAAGGATTATAATGTGGATCATTCTTTAGTG ccaCATGGCCTTTCTGTGGTGCTGACATCCCCAGCAGTGTTCGCTTTCACAGCACAGATACATCCTGAGCGGCACTTGGAAGCTGCAGAAATTCTCG GAGCTGACATCCACACTGCCAGAATCAAAGATGCGGGGTTTATTTTGGCAGACACACTCCGGAAATTCCTGTTTGATCTGAATGTTGATGATGGCTTAGCTGCAATTGGTTATTCCAAAGCAGACATCCCTGCATTAGTCAAAGGCACTCTGCCTCAg GAGAGAGTGACTAAGCTATCACCACGTCCCCAAACAGAAGAAGACTTATCTGCCCTCTTCGAGGCTTCCATGAAACTCTATTAG